From the Armatimonadota bacterium genome, the window CTCCTGCTGTACGTGCTCTTTCCGCAGTATGCGCAGAGAGGCTAGATAGTTAGCTTGTGAAAACAGGTGCAAATTTTTCTCGAAAAGCGCGTTTTCTCTTGAAAAACGGGATATGACAGTGTATAATTAGCAACGAAAACTAAACGGTGAACTATATACGACCATCTGCTTAGCATTAAAAAGGTAGCGTTGTCAATATGTTGTGACAAAAAGCACGAAGGAACGAGGGAGGGCAGTGAATGCCACAGGTCTTTCATCGTAGCAGTAACACACTGGCAAGATTGAGCATCGTGACCGGCGCTGCGCTGCTGGTATCTACTGTGCTCATTGGCTCTAATCTGAGTAGGTCACCATACGTGACGCAGGTTGGTGCTCCTGTGGACCAGCCGGTTCCCTTCAGCCACAAACACCATGTGAAGGAGCTTGGCATCGACTGTCGCTACTGTCACAGTACAGTGGAGAACTCGGCGGTAGCCAGCGTGCCTCCTACGCATACCTGTATGAGCTGCCACTCTCAGGTGTGGACGAATAGTCCCCTGCTTGAGCCGATACGCCAGAGCTACCTGAACGGCACGCCAGTACAGTGGAATAAGGTGTATGACCTCCCCGATTTTGTTTACTTCAATCACAGCATTCACGTGCAGAAAGGCATCGGCTGTACGACCTGCCACGGTGCTATCCACGAAATGAACATCACCTATAAGGCACAACCGCTGAGCATGAGCTGGTGTCTGGACTGCCATCGACAACCGGAGAAATACATCCGAC encodes:
- a CDS encoding cytochrome c translates to MPQVFHRSSNTLARLSIVTGAALLVSTVLIGSNLSRSPYVTQVGAPVDQPVPFSHKHHVKELGIDCRYCHSTVENSAVASVPPTHTCMSCHSQVWTNSPLLEPIRQSYLNGTPVQWNKVYDLPDFVYFNHSIHVQKGIGCTTCHGAIHEMNITYKAQPLSMSWCLDCHRQPEKYIRPREEVFNVNYQPPANQMELGAKLVKEYNIQKGQLTNCSICHR